In Carya illinoinensis cultivar Pawnee chromosome 6, C.illinoinensisPawnee_v1, whole genome shotgun sequence, a single genomic region encodes these proteins:
- the LOC122314259 gene encoding B-box zinc finger protein 19-like isoform X2 has product MRTLCDVCESAPAILFCAADEAALCRACDEKVHLCNKLASRHVRVGLAAPSDVPRCDICENAPAFFYCEIDGTSLCLQCDMIVHVGGKRTHGRYLLLRQRVEFPGDKSGRLEELGLQPLDPNEARKEQSQPPRLMARENQQNHRVPPIPVVDNNIGSDSKMENQMIDLNSRPQRVHEQASTNQDVVVGSGTNHDSASLSPMGSQMRAEK; this is encoded by the exons ATGCGAACACTTTGCGACGTCTGCGAGAGCGCCCCTGCCATCCTTTTCTGCGCCGCCGACGAGGCTGCTCTTTGCCGTGCCTGCGATGAAAAg GTCCATTTGTGTAACAAGCTTGCTAGTAGGCATGTACGAGTTGGGCTTGCTGCTCCCTCTGATGTCCCGCGCTGTGACATATGTGAAAATGCACCtg CTTTCTTCTACTGTGAGATAGATGGCACTTCACTTTGCCTGCAATGCGATATGATTGTACATGTTGGTGGCAAAAGAACCCACGGGAGATATCTCCTACTGAGGCAGAGAGTTGAG TTTCCAGGGGATAAATCTGGTCGTTTGGAGGAACTAGGGCTGCAACCCCTTGATCCAAATGAAGCAAGAAAAGAGCAGAGTCAGCCACCTAGGCTCATGGCAAGAGAGAATCAGCAGAATCACAGAGTTCCTCCCATTCCAGTGGTAGACAACAATATTGGTAGTGATAGCAAGATGGAAAACCAGATGATTGACCTCAATAGCAGGCCCCAACGGGTACATGAACAAGCTTCAACCAACCAG GATGTGGTTGTTGGAAGCGGCACAAATCATGACTCTGCAAGTCTGTCTCCTATGGGATCTCAAATGAGAGCTGAAAAGTGA
- the LOC122314258 gene encoding uncharacterized protein LOC122314258 produces the protein MDIEHVLMDGSISSLTLSSVESDQSGSVLSPEDFAWVDSCLVQDPEISKGSCDFLKDASQEILSSQSRSFSSAAISCFFQEGTDVETPPSLEEADTVHFRGRSDDGIVLQTCAAMDVEDGLIESSNLSGEVFSREDIAWINSCLIEDPEDSVSWASLKNALQEIVSSDFRSFDSSAAVSGGLPKGTDVKILPSPEEAETVQFQGEASDDPVLVNKKTERDSDHLPLKFKNNSLQSLTLKGNPFLPTYTEGMTESESIELKLDLGSSVYGMEPSTEDIFRVWDLGIPSEEDEFDKQLNKEALTESSFKPMPSTLNDLEVSKDFEEVFPDHLVAAMAELSLNQTSS, from the coding sequence ATGGATATAGAACATGTCCTGATGGATGGCTCTATTTCTTCTCTTACTCTGAGTTCGGTAGAGTCTGATCAGAGTGGAAGTGTGCTTTCCCCAGAAGATTTTGCTTGGGTTGACTCCTGCCTCGTCCAAGATCCTGAAATTTCAAAGGGGAGTTGCGATTTTCTAAAAGATGCCTCACAAGAAATTCTCAGTTCCCAATCCAGATCATTCAGCTCTGCTGCAATTAGTTGTTTTTTCCAAGAAGGAACTGATGTTGAAACACCACCTTCCTTGGAGGAGGCAGATACTGTGCATTTTCGAGGAAGAAGTGATGATGGCATCGTTCTCCAAACATGTGCTGCCATGGATGTGGAAGATGGCCTGATAGAAAGCTCTAACCTGAGTGGAGAAGTGTTTTCCCGAGAAGATATTGCTTGGATTAACTCCTGCCTGATCGAAGATCCCGAAGATTCAGTTAGTTGGGCGTCTCTGAAAAATGCCTTACAAGAAATTGTCAGTTCCGACTTCAGATCATTCGACTCCTCTGCTGCAGTTAGTGGTGGTTTACCCAAAGGAACTGATGTTAAAATACTACCTTCCCCCGAGGAGGCAGAGACTGTGCAGTTCCAAGGAGAAGCCTCGGATGACCCTGTTCTCgttaacaaaaaaacagaaagaGATAGTGATCATCTTCCGCTCAAGTTTAAGAATAACAGTTTGCAGTCTTTAACTTTGAAGGGAAATCCATTTCTGCCAACTTACACTGAAGGCATGACAGAGAGTGAAAGTATTGAACTAAAACTTGATTTGGGTTCTTCAGTTTATGGGATGGAGCCCTCAACTGAGGATATCTTCAGGGTTTGGGATTTGGGCATTCCATCCGAGGAAGATGAATTTGATAAACAATTAAACAAGGAAGCCCTAACAGAAAGTTCATTCAAGCCAATGCCATCGACTTTGAATGATTTAGAAGTATCCAAAGATTTCGAAGAAGTGTTTCCTGACCATCTAGTTGCAGCCATGGCAGAGCTTTCTTTGAATCAAACTTCTAGTTAA
- the LOC122314259 gene encoding B-box zinc finger protein 19-like isoform X1: MRTLCDVCESAPAILFCAADEAALCRACDEKVHLCNKLASRHVRVGLAAPSDVPRCDICENAPAFFYCEIDGTSLCLQCDMIVHVGGKRTHGRYLLLRQRVEFPGDKSGRLEELGLQPLDPNEARKEQSQPPRLMARENQQNHRVPPIPVVDNNIGSDSKMENQMIDLNSRPQRVHEQASTNQILWEVEQDVVVGSGTNHDSASLSPMGSQMRAEK; this comes from the exons ATGCGAACACTTTGCGACGTCTGCGAGAGCGCCCCTGCCATCCTTTTCTGCGCCGCCGACGAGGCTGCTCTTTGCCGTGCCTGCGATGAAAAg GTCCATTTGTGTAACAAGCTTGCTAGTAGGCATGTACGAGTTGGGCTTGCTGCTCCCTCTGATGTCCCGCGCTGTGACATATGTGAAAATGCACCtg CTTTCTTCTACTGTGAGATAGATGGCACTTCACTTTGCCTGCAATGCGATATGATTGTACATGTTGGTGGCAAAAGAACCCACGGGAGATATCTCCTACTGAGGCAGAGAGTTGAG TTTCCAGGGGATAAATCTGGTCGTTTGGAGGAACTAGGGCTGCAACCCCTTGATCCAAATGAAGCAAGAAAAGAGCAGAGTCAGCCACCTAGGCTCATGGCAAGAGAGAATCAGCAGAATCACAGAGTTCCTCCCATTCCAGTGGTAGACAACAATATTGGTAGTGATAGCAAGATGGAAAACCAGATGATTGACCTCAATAGCAGGCCCCAACGGGTACATGAACAAGCTTCAACCAACCAG ATATTGTGGGAGGTTGAACAGGATGTGGTTGTTGGAAGCGGCACAAATCATGACTCTGCAAGTCTGTCTCCTATGGGATCTCAAATGAGAGCTGAAAAGTGA
- the LOC122314257 gene encoding fructose-bisphosphate aldolase 1, chloroplastic, with translation MASASFLKSSPVLDKSEWVKGQTLRQPSFSVVRCHPATAASALTIRAGSYADELVKTAKTVASPGRGILAMDESNATCGKRLASIGLENTEANRQAYRTLLVTAPGLGQYISGAILFEETLYQSTTDGKKIVDILVEQKIVPGIKVDKGLVPLAGSNNESWCQGLDGLASRTAAYYQQGARFAKWRTVVSIPNGPSALAVKEAAWGLARYAAISQDNGLVPIVEPEILLDGEHGIDRTFEVALKVWSEVFFYLAENNVLFEGILLKPSMVTPGAECKERATPQQVADYTLKLLHRRIPPSVPGIMFLSGGQSEVEATLNLNAMNQSPHPWHVSFSYARALQNTCLKTWGGRPENVKAAQDALLLRANANSLAQLGKYTGEGESEEAKKGMFVKGYVY, from the exons ATGGCATCGGCATCTTTCCTCAAGTCATCTCCTGTCCTTGATAAGTCCGAGTGGGTGAAGGGCCAGACCCTCCGCCAGCCCTCGTTCTCCGTCGTCCGGTGCCACCCGGCAACCGCCGCATCCGCCCTCACCATCCGCGCAGGGTCCTATGCTGATGAGCTTGTCAAGACAGCG AAAACCGTTGCATCACCAGGACGTGGGATTTTGGCCATGGACGAGTCTAATGCTACATGTGGGAAGCGTCTGGCTTCAATTGGGTTAGAGAACACCGAGGCCAACCGCCAAGCATACCGTACCCTCCTTGTGACAGCTCCTGGCCTGGGTCAATACATCTCTGGTGCTATCCTGTTTGAGGAAACCCTCTACCAATCCACTACGGATGGAAAAAAGATTGTGGATATTCTCGTTGAGCAAAAAATTGTCCCTGGTATCAAAGTCGACAAG GGTTTGGTGCCCCTGGCCGGTTCCAACAACGAGTCATGGTGCCAAGGTCTCGACGGCCTTGCTTCGCGCACAGCTGCTTACTACCAGCAAGGAGCTCGTTTCGCCAAATG GCGTACCGTTGTGAGCATTCCCAATGGCCCATCTGCCCTGGCAGTGAAGGAAGCAGCCTGGGGTCTTGCCCGCTACGCTGCCATTTCTCAA GACAATGGGTTGGTCCCAATTGTGGAGCCAGAAATCCTGCTTGATGGTGAGCACGGCATTGACAGGACATTTGAGGTTGCCCTGAAGGTGTGGTCTGAGGTTTTCTTCTACCTTGCTGAGAACAATGTCCTGTTTGAGGGTATTCTCCTCAAGCCTAGCATGGTTACTCCTGGAGCGGAATGCAAGGAGAGGGCCACTCCTCAACAGGTTGCCGACTACACCCTCAAGCTCCTCCACAGAAGAATCCCCCCATCCGTGCCCGGAATCATG TTTTTGTCTGGTGGCCAATCTGAGGTTGAAGCAACTTTGAACTTGAATGCCATGAACCAATCTCCACACCCATGGCACGTGTCTTTCTCCTATGCCAGAGCCCTCCAGAACACTTGTCTCAAGACATGGGGAGGCAGGCCTGAGAACGTCAAGGCAGCTCAGGACGCACTGCTTCTCCGTGCCAATGCCAACTCTCTTGCGCAGCTTGGAAAGTACACTGGTGAAGGAGAGTCAGAAGAGGCCAAGAAAGGCATGTTCGTCAAGGGCTATGTCTACTAA